Proteins from a genomic interval of Leptospira bandrabouensis:
- the coaE gene encoding dephospho-CoA kinase (Dephospho-CoA kinase (CoaE) performs the final step in coenzyme A biosynthesis.), translating into MTPKHNNKTLIGITGSIGSGKSTVLAMFGELGAETISSDAIARTFTEPTSPVIKELVQIFGDVILDTNGAPIRSKIAELAFSDKSKLQALNELLHPLVRKTFLDFLNSRKDGSIIAWEVPLLFETDAHTICDFTVTVAVSPEVAWERVQSRGGMDYEDFQKRNQSQMDLEKKKSLSDFVVTNDNQREKLKEQIVIIDLEIKKRIKK; encoded by the coding sequence GTGACTCCAAAACATAACAATAAAACATTAATCGGAATTACCGGGTCCATTGGATCAGGAAAGTCCACTGTCCTTGCTATGTTTGGTGAGTTAGGTGCAGAAACGATTAGTTCTGACGCCATCGCACGTACTTTCACAGAACCAACAAGTCCTGTCATTAAGGAACTCGTTCAAATTTTTGGAGATGTTATCCTAGATACAAACGGCGCACCCATCCGTTCCAAAATTGCAGAACTTGCCTTCTCCGACAAATCAAAGCTACAAGCTCTCAATGAGCTCCTCCACCCTTTGGTTCGCAAAACTTTCTTAGACTTCTTAAATTCCAGAAAGGATGGAAGTATCATTGCCTGGGAAGTTCCCCTTCTATTCGAAACCGATGCTCATACTATCTGTGATTTTACAGTGACTGTGGCAGTAAGCCCAGAAGTGGCATGGGAAAGAGTCCAAAGCCGCGGGGGAATGGATTATGAAGATTTCCAAAAAAGAAACCAATCTCAAATGGATTTAGAGAAAAAAAAGTCTCTCTCTGATTTTGTCGTAACTAACGATAATCAAAGGGAGAAGTTAAAAGAACAAATTGTCATCATCGATTTAGAAATCAAAAAAAGGATTAAAAAATGA
- a CDS encoding alpha/beta fold hydrolase: MKTNWKPFTTLILSIFLQIHCAATLHKTGISLERFRSDLETKSVLVEGLQWKYTEKTGTTETILAVHGFGGDKDHWTRFSRYLPEDFHVITPDLPGFGESDKPEGLNYTQEAQADRLYQFTEILGLKEFHIAGNSMGGGIAGIFAAKYPKKVKSLILFDNAGIKSPTPSEMQTIELSGKPSPLLVTSPEDFDRLLSFTFVKPPYLPGFLKTYFANKSFANREWNASILKQIRKEGYFLEKKLIEIQAPTLAIWGKEDKVIHYTVMDVLKQKLKPRIETVLLENIGHAPMIEDPKLSAKLVQDWIWKLGRQAK; this comes from the coding sequence ATGAAAACAAACTGGAAACCATTTACCACCTTAATCCTTTCTATATTCTTACAAATTCATTGTGCTGCCACCCTTCACAAAACAGGAATTAGTTTAGAGCGTTTCCGGTCCGATCTAGAAACCAAATCCGTTTTGGTAGAAGGTTTACAATGGAAGTATACAGAAAAAACGGGAACAACAGAAACCATTCTCGCTGTACATGGATTTGGCGGAGACAAGGACCATTGGACCAGATTTTCTAGATACCTGCCAGAAGATTTCCATGTTATAACACCCGACCTTCCTGGTTTTGGGGAATCAGACAAACCTGAAGGCCTAAACTATACCCAAGAAGCACAGGCAGATAGGCTCTACCAATTTACTGAAATACTAGGATTAAAAGAGTTTCATATCGCTGGAAATTCAATGGGTGGTGGGATTGCAGGAATTTTTGCAGCCAAATACCCGAAAAAGGTAAAATCACTAATCCTCTTTGACAATGCCGGAATTAAAAGTCCGACTCCGAGCGAAATGCAAACCATCGAGTTGTCTGGAAAACCAAGCCCACTTCTTGTCACAAGTCCCGAAGACTTTGACAGGCTTCTTAGTTTTACTTTTGTCAAACCACCTTATCTTCCGGGTTTTTTAAAAACATACTTTGCTAACAAATCTTTTGCGAACAGGGAATGGAATGCCTCCATCCTAAAACAAATTAGAAAGGAAGGGTATTTTTTAGAAAAAAAACTAATCGAAATCCAAGCACCCACTCTTGCCATCTGGGGTAAGGAAGACAAAGTCATTCATTATACGGTGATGGATGTTTTAAAACAAAAACTAAAACCCCGTATTGAAACGGTCCTTTTAGAAAATATAGGACATGCTCCGATGATTGAAGATCCGAAATTGTCCGCCAAACTGGTACAAGACTGGATTTGGAAACTGGGTCGACAGGCAAAATAA
- a CDS encoding PLP-dependent aminotransferase family protein, with product MTKYKQLATNLKTEIKSGYYSEGERIPSLREIQSLKSCSLTTAKEAYRILEEEGYIFVVPQSGYFVHPNIGTVISGPQNEFYPAVEADDRIQQIMNTVMDPKLISFGAAIPSDFYLPLGALTSSFKKALRYKEIFTYGDLQGNLGLREWISKRTSIHGYRTNTEQIQITSGCTEAITFSLLSTTESGDTVIVPSPIYVGLFQILEVLKLKVVEIPYRKEEGISCDEYEKLIKRHKPKVFLFSANFNNPNGILLSDLTKQNLAKISYSYGIHLVEDDIYGDLYFSGTRPKPLVSYFPTEPKGPKSYLCSSFSKTIAPGLRMGWVASKTGIRELSKQTRAYKISENNPTQMAVLQFLKLQTYERHLKFLRSEYQKLTDEYIKLLSFHSAETLEIQKPDGGFVLWIKSPLDGDKLLSESKKIGMAIAPGSLFGLSKHWDKHFRINVSVGLSPKIREKLIQFSKLFLKKRKQ from the coding sequence ATGACAAAATACAAACAATTAGCCACCAATCTTAAAACTGAAATTAAGTCGGGGTATTATTCCGAAGGAGAAAGAATTCCTTCCCTTAGAGAAATCCAAAGTTTAAAGTCCTGTAGCCTCACCACTGCCAAAGAGGCCTATCGAATTTTAGAAGAAGAAGGTTATATCTTTGTGGTTCCCCAGTCAGGATACTTCGTACATCCCAATATTGGCACAGTCATCTCTGGACCACAAAATGAATTTTATCCAGCAGTAGAAGCGGATGATCGGATCCAGCAAATTATGAATACAGTGATGGATCCCAAACTGATCTCTTTTGGTGCCGCCATTCCTTCTGATTTTTATCTTCCACTCGGTGCCCTTACCTCTTCTTTTAAAAAAGCACTTAGGTACAAAGAAATTTTTACCTATGGTGACTTACAAGGAAACCTTGGTTTACGAGAATGGATTAGCAAACGCACTTCCATTCACGGGTATAGAACAAACACAGAACAAATCCAAATCACGAGTGGATGTACAGAAGCCATTACCTTTTCCTTACTGAGTACAACAGAATCGGGGGATACAGTGATTGTTCCTTCTCCCATTTACGTTGGATTATTTCAAATTTTAGAAGTGCTCAAGCTAAAAGTTGTAGAAATTCCCTATAGAAAAGAAGAAGGGATCTCTTGCGATGAATATGAAAAATTAATCAAAAGACACAAACCTAAAGTATTTTTATTTTCAGCTAACTTCAATAATCCGAATGGAATTCTTTTAAGTGATTTAACAAAACAAAACCTTGCAAAAATTTCTTATTCGTATGGGATTCATTTAGTAGAAGATGATATTTATGGAGATTTATATTTTTCAGGCACAAGGCCTAAACCTTTAGTGAGTTATTTTCCCACAGAACCCAAAGGTCCCAAATCTTATCTTTGTTCTTCGTTTTCTAAAACCATTGCACCAGGACTTCGGATGGGTTGGGTGGCATCCAAAACGGGAATTCGTGAATTGAGTAAACAAACAAGAGCTTATAAAATTTCAGAAAATAACCCCACCCAAATGGCAGTCCTACAATTTTTAAAATTACAAACCTACGAAAGGCATCTCAAATTTTTACGTTCGGAATACCAAAAACTCACAGATGAATATATAAAACTTTTATCCTTCCACAGTGCCGAAACACTTGAGATCCAAAAACCTGATGGAGGATTTGTCTTATGGATCAAATCACCGTTAGATGGTGACAAATTACTAAGTGAATCTAAAAAAATCGGAATGGCCATTGCCCCAGGATCTCTTTTTGGGCTTTCCAAACATTGGGACAAACATTTTCGGATCAATGTATCCGTAGGTCTTTCACCGAAGATTCGAGAAAAACTAATACAATTCTCCAAGTTATTCTTAAAAAAACGAAAACAATGA
- a CDS encoding PLP-dependent aminotransferase family protein: MKTEMPSIFSAKRTSFVRTSVIREILKLTVENSDILSFAGGLPNPNLLPKDVLNTVMESVVKENISTAFQYGDSSGYLPLRTEISNKLTDVYWSTPESITITHGSQQGLDILGKMFMDSDTNVLLEDPVYLGALQAFSPYNPNFFSVPIEPDGPDLYLLEEIISQNKIHVFYINPSYQNPSTYTWSLEKRKQIAKILDDNEIILLEDEAYRYLDFSGIVYPSVSSFRKRSDLTFVLGSFSKILSPGFRLGWTVVPEVYRSLFTAIKQGNDLNSNQFSQVVVSKLLNVLDWKGHLYSIQNFYSEKKETLVSLLREYLPEARFTIPEGGMFLWVEYPQVSSKEFMNRCLASGVAMVPGTEFSPTSRSSSFFRMNFSFLEKENLELGVKRITKAYRDINT; this comes from the coding sequence ATGAAAACGGAAATGCCAAGTATTTTTTCTGCTAAACGAACTTCTTTTGTTCGCACTTCGGTCATTCGTGAAATTTTAAAACTGACTGTTGAAAATTCGGATATTCTTTCTTTTGCGGGAGGACTTCCCAATCCAAACTTACTTCCGAAAGATGTTTTAAACACAGTGATGGAGTCTGTGGTAAAAGAAAATATTTCGACTGCGTTTCAATATGGTGATTCCTCTGGGTATCTCCCACTTCGAACAGAAATTTCAAATAAACTAACTGATGTTTATTGGTCAACTCCAGAATCCATCACCATCACTCACGGATCCCAACAAGGGCTTGATATTTTAGGGAAAATGTTTATGGATTCCGATACCAATGTATTGTTGGAAGACCCAGTGTATTTGGGAGCATTGCAGGCATTTTCTCCATACAATCCTAATTTTTTTAGTGTTCCCATCGAACCCGATGGACCCGATTTATATCTATTGGAAGAAATTATATCTCAAAACAAAATCCATGTTTTTTATATTAACCCATCCTACCAAAATCCTTCCACTTACACTTGGTCTTTGGAAAAAAGAAAACAAATCGCAAAAATTCTAGATGATAATGAAATTATTCTCCTTGAAGACGAAGCGTACAGGTATTTGGATTTTAGTGGAATTGTTTATCCTTCCGTCAGTTCTTTTCGAAAACGAAGTGACCTAACATTTGTTCTTGGAAGTTTTTCTAAAATTTTATCTCCTGGGTTTCGGTTGGGTTGGACGGTTGTGCCAGAGGTATACAGGTCTCTTTTTACTGCGATCAAACAAGGAAACGATTTGAATTCCAACCAATTTTCACAAGTGGTTGTTTCTAAACTTTTGAATGTTTTGGATTGGAAGGGTCACCTTTATTCCATTCAAAACTTTTATTCAGAAAAAAAGGAAACCTTGGTTTCTTTGTTAAGGGAATATTTACCAGAAGCTCGGTTTACGATTCCTGAAGGAGGGATGTTTCTTTGGGTAGAATATCCGCAAGTTTCCTCCAAAGAATTTATGAACCGTTGTCTTGCCAGTGGTGTGGCGATGGTTCCAGGTACAGAGTTTTCACCCACAAGCCGATCTTCTTCTTTTTTTCGAATGAACTTTAGTTTTTTGGAAAAAGAAAATTTAGAACTGGGTGTGAAACGGATCACAAAAGCCTACCGAGACATAAATACGTGA